TGGGCACGTTCAAATATGACGATGAAGGCGTGCCCGCGCAATGCACACCGATCATTCGCAACGGACTTTTCACTGGTTACCTGAGCTCGCGCGACACAGCGGCTGCTATCGGCGACCGGCGTTCGGGAGGAACTATGCGGGCGGAGGGCTGGAACCGTGTTCCCATGATCCGCATGACCAACGTCAGCATTCTGCCTGGGCAAGAACCGCTCACTCTGGAGCAGCTCATATCGAACACAGAGTACGCCATTTTATTTCAGACCAATCGTTCGTGGTCGATTGACGACAAGCGCTACAACTTTCAGTTCGGGACCGAGATCGGCTGGGAGATCAAGAATGGCAAGATCGGTCGCATGCTGAAGAATCCGTCTTATTCAGGCATTACGACGGAGTTCTGGAATTCCATGGACGTCATCTGCTCGCGTGACGAGTGGGTGTTGTGGGGCACACCCAATTGCGGCAAAGGACAACCGATGCAAGTGATGGGGACGGGCCATGGCGCGGCGCCGGCAAGATTTCGGGGCGTGCAAGTGGGGTCGGCATACAGGGGAGCGTAATGCTAACTTCCGACCAAGCCCACGATCTTTTCTCCCGCGTGCTGCGCTATTCCCAGGCGGACGAGACTGAGCTGCTGATCGCCGGCGGACGCAGTGCCCTGTCCCGTTTCGCTAATAACGCCATTACGCAAAACGTCGCTGAAGAGAATTACATTCTTTCGTTGCGGGTCGTCTTCGGCGGGCGAACTGCCCGTGCAACCACGAATAAATTTGACGAGGCCAGCATCGAGCGGCTGGTGAAGGCCGCCTCGGGTCTGGCGAAAGTCCAGCATCCTGATGCAGATCTCCTGCCCCTGGCCGACAAGGCCGCATTTTCGCCGAATGGACATCCCATCAAGCGGGCATTCGGAGAATCAGCGAGCATCACTCCCGAAGAGCGAGCGCATGCCATCGAGCAAATGGTGAAAATTGCGGGCCGTCACAAACTCACCGCAGCAGGCATTTTCTCCTGCTCGGAGTCGATCGAGGCGGTGTTGAACTCGCGCCAGCTAGCGGCATTTCATACGCAGACGTCGTCAGAGATCTCAGTCACGATGCTGGGAAAAGATTCCTCGGGTTGGAACAAGGCCAATTCGCCCAACGTGCGGGATCTTGATGCCACGCATTTGGCCGAGATCGCCGCCGAAAAGGCGATGCAATCGGCCGGTCCCCGGGAGTTGCCTGCAGGCAAGTACACGGTGATTCTCGAGCCGGCTGCCGTGCTCGACCTCGTCGGCTTCATGTTTTGGGACTGGGGCGGCCAGGCGGTCCTCGATGAGCGCTCGTTTCTGAATAATCGCATCGCCCAGCAGGTTTTCGGGGAAAACATACAGATCGCCGACGACGTTTATCATCCGCTCCAAACGGGCGCTTCCTTCGATGGCGAGGGGGTCAGGCGCCAGCGTGTGCAGTTGGTCGAACACGGCATTGTCCGCCGCCTGGTGTATGCCCGGGGCACGGCGGAAAAGATGCGGAAGTCGCCCTGGGCAGCCAAGGTCGGCCCGATTGAGGCGACCGGTCATGGTTTTCCGCTGCCGAACGCGATGGGCGAAGCTCCCCTGAATATTGTTTTCACCGCTC
Above is a genomic segment from Terriglobales bacterium containing:
- a CDS encoding TldD/PmbA family protein, giving the protein MLTSDQAHDLFSRVLRYSQADETELLIAGGRSALSRFANNAITQNVAEENYILSLRVVFGGRTARATTNKFDEASIERLVKAASGLAKVQHPDADLLPLADKAAFSPNGHPIKRAFGESASITPEERAHAIEQMVKIAGRHKLTAAGIFSCSESIEAVLNSRQLAAFHTQTSSEISVTMLGKDSSGWNKANSPNVRDLDATHLAEIAAEKAMQSAGPRELPAGKYTVILEPAAVLDLVGFMFWDWGGQAVLDERSFLNNRIAQQVFGENIQIADDVYHPLQTGASFDGEGVRRQRVQLVEHGIVRRLVYARGTAEKMRKSPWAAKVGPIEATGHGFPLPNAMGEAPLNIVFTAPGETRRVEQMIAGTERGILVTRMWYIREVDPYEKILTGMTRDGTFLVEDGKIRGGLRNFRFNQSLIEMLRNVEQMSEPVRASGEESFDMVVPAMKVRDFNFTEVTKF